One Scyliorhinus canicula chromosome 12, sScyCan1.1, whole genome shotgun sequence genomic region harbors:
- the LOC119975246 gene encoding lens fiber membrane intrinsic protein-like: protein MYSFMGGGLFCAFMGNVLLVVSTATDYWMQYRLSGSFAHQGLWRYCIANKCYMQTDSIAYWNATRAFMILSAMSCFAGLIAGALAFAHFSFFERFNRTFAAGVMFFISTFMVLLAMAVYTGVTVNFLGKRFGDWRFSWSYILGWVAMLLTFFAGIFYMCAYRMSECRRMSGSR from the exons ATGTACAGTTTCATGGGCGGAGGTCTCTTCTGTGCCTTCATGGGTAACGTTCTCCTGGTGGTGTCCACAGCGACAGATTACTGGATGCAGTACCGGCTATCGGGGAGCTTTGCACACCAGGGGCTCTGGAGATACTGTATCGCAAACAAGTGTTACATGCAGACCGACAGTATCG CTTACTGGAATGCTACCAGGGCCTTTATGATCCTTTCTGCGATGTCCTGTTTCGCTGGGTTGATTGCAGGAGCTCTCGCCTTCGCTCACTTTTCCTTCTTCGAGAGATTTAACCGCACCTTTGCAGCTGGAGTCATGTTCTTCATATCCA CTTTCATGGTGCTGCTGGCAATGGCTGTCTACACTGGCGTTACGGTGAATTTCCTGGGCAAACGCTTTGGTGACTGGCGGTTCTCCTGGTCCTACATTCTGGGTTGGGTGGCAATGCTCCTGACCTTCTTTGCAG GAATCTTCTATATGTGTGCTTATAGGATGAGCGAGTGTCGGAGAATGTCCGGATCACGCTAG